TTGAAATCGTAATGACAATCTTTTCAAACGAGCGCTGAGCTGCGCGAGGGATTGCAGTGGAAATCCTTTTCTTCTATTTAAAATATGCGAGTAGAAAAGATTGGAACGTAAAGCCCGGCCGACGCCGAGGAACGAGGCGGGGGACGCGCCAAAATAGTTGGTAGTTGGCTGATGGCAGCTATCTGCTAACCGCTATCTGCAAACTCTTAGAAGGTGTTGAACTTTTTTTCTTTCACTTGCTCGTTGAGTTTGATGCCGAGGGTGACATAGAAGGTGAGCGGTTCGCTGGGAATGATTCCGGGACCGGGATAGCTGACGGCGCGGCGGGTGAAATAGATGTTGTTGGTGAAGTTGTTGATGCCGGCCTGCAACTGTAGGCAGCGGATGGAATATTTCGCGCTCCAGTCCATGACGTAGTAGGCGGGAATCAATCCATTGATGGCAGTAGGCGTGAATAGCGCGTTGGTGGCATCGGTGAATTGCTGGCTGGTGAAGGCGCCGTTGATGGTGGTGGAGAATTTTTTGTACCGGTAGGTGATGCCGCTGCGGAAGGTAATCTGTGGCGCGAATTCTAAATAGTTTCCTTCTACGTTGTGGTAGTTTGATTTGGTGTAGGTGCCGTTGGTGTAGCCGAGTGAGGTGAACAAGACGAGGTTGCCGGCGTGTTTTGAAATGCCGGAAGCCTGAAAGAAGTCGGCCTCTAAATAAATTTCTGCGCCGAGGCTTCTGGACCGGCCTACGTTGGTGGTGTACCGGTAGATGTTGTAGGCGCTGTCTATTATTTGGATTTGACCAATCCGGTTGTTGTATTGCAACCAAAAGCCGCTGACATCAAAATTGAACCAGTCTATGGTGCCCCGGTAACCGAGGTCGAGATTGAAGCCGGTTTCATCTTTCAGGCCGGGGTCAACGATTTGACTGGTGCGCACGACACGCATATCGGTGAAGGTGATGCCTCGGTAGTTTTGGGAAAAGTTGGCGTAGAGTTCTGTTTTTTTCCAGACGCTGTAACTACATCCCAAACCGAGCAGCACGAAACTTCTGCTGAGGGAGCGTTCTTCTTGGAATGTAGTGCTGTCAATAATTTCGTTGTAGGATTGATGATAATATCCGCTGGCTTTGGTGCTGATATGCTCGAAGCGAATGCCGGGAATGATTTTCAATTTGTTGGAAATATTAAAAACGTTTTCGGAGAATAGAGCCACGTTCATTCCCGGAAAAGTGTAGTCGGAGTTTTTCAGCGAGCCGCTGATGAAGTTAAAATCAGCTCCTTGTTCGTTATTGGCAAGACCTTGTGATTTGTCTGTATGACCTGCATAAAATCGTCCGCCGACTAAGAGGGAGGAAAGAAATTTGCCTATATAATATTTCCAGACGTAGCGAGCTTCTAGCCCTACGTTTTTATATTGGTCCTTAATGAGGTCGCGGTTTTTGGTAATGTCATCCATACGATTTGTTGGACCTAAGTAGCCTACCGCACTTCGACTTCCGATAAAGCCCCAAGTGCGAATGTTTATCTGGTGATAGGCATTGTGTTTGTAGTTTAAGTTCAGCGCCAGAATATT
This portion of the Bacteroidota bacterium genome encodes:
- a CDS encoding TonB-dependent receptor, with protein sequence MPWAIPESYYVPPAEALDKIEVVRGAASLQYGPQFGGMLNYVLEHAPRDKKVEWTSYTTAGAYKLVSTFNSIGGTAKCFNYYGFYNYKQGESWRPNSQYKLHDAFASIGYQCSERLSLSMEYTLSRYTTQQSGGLTDAQFENDAKQSLRKRNWFTTNWNILALNLNYKHNAYHQINIRTWGFIGSRSAVGYLGPTNRMDDITKNRDLIKDQYKNVGLEARYVWKYYIGKFLSSLLVGGRFYAGHTDKSQGLANNEQGADFNFISGSLKNSDYTFPGMNVALFSENVFNISNKLKIIPGIRFEHISTKASGYYHQSYNEIIDSTTFQEERSLSRSFVLLGLGCSYSVWKKTELYANFSQNYRGITFTDMRVVRTSQIVDPGLKDETGFNLDLGYRGTIDWFNFDVSGFWLQYNNRIGQIQIIDSAYNIYRYTTNVGRSRSLGAEIYLEADFFQASGISKHAGNLVLFTSLGYTNGTYTKSNYHNVEGNYLEFAPQITFRSGITYRYKKFSTTINGAFTSQQFTDATNALFTPTAINGLIPAYYVMDWSAKYSIRCLQLQAGINNFTNNIYFTRRAVSYPGPGIIPSEPLTFYVTLGIKLNEQVKEKKFNTF